A region of Lichenibacterium dinghuense DNA encodes the following proteins:
- a CDS encoding (2Fe-2S) ferredoxin domain-containing protein yields MSRDKAWKRVGAEWRDVVLVCRKCSKKLDGGFGPDGEDAFAKALRRSIDGAGKRKVKARRRAVGVVEVGCLGLCPKRAVVVVKGSAPGSMLLVPEGAGMDEVVDRLGLGAARGPDGPALDAAE; encoded by the coding sequence GTGAGCAGGGACAAGGCTTGGAAGCGGGTCGGGGCGGAGTGGCGCGACGTCGTGCTGGTGTGCCGCAAGTGTTCCAAGAAGCTCGACGGCGGCTTCGGGCCGGACGGCGAGGACGCCTTCGCCAAGGCGCTGCGCCGCTCGATCGACGGGGCAGGGAAGCGCAAGGTCAAGGCGCGCCGCCGTGCCGTCGGGGTCGTCGAGGTCGGGTGCCTCGGCCTCTGCCCGAAGCGCGCCGTCGTGGTGGTGAAGGGCAGCGCCCCGGGCTCCATGCTCCTGGTGCCGGAGGGGGCCGGCATGGACGAGGTGGTCGACCGGCTCGGCCTCGGGGCCGCCCGCGGCCCGGACGGGCCGGCGCTCGACGCCGCCGAGTGA
- a CDS encoding DsbA family oxidoreductase, with the protein MAEQTAIQVWSDYVCPFCYLALPALARAQDELGVALQWRAFELRPEPQPTLDPDGEYLHNVWNSAVYPMAEERGLVLRLPPVQPRSRLAAVAAAYARSVGAFDAVHEALFRAFFEEGLDIGDRSVLLDIGTVCGLDSADLHRALDDAALLDRVVAEEELAARLGIAGVPAMVIRHGAGQANLLSGAQPFDVLAHAVERARAPGA; encoded by the coding sequence ATGGCCGAACAGACCGCGATCCAGGTTTGGAGCGACTACGTCTGCCCCTTCTGCTACCTCGCGCTGCCGGCGCTGGCCCGCGCGCAGGACGAGCTCGGCGTCGCGCTGCAGTGGCGCGCCTTCGAGCTGCGCCCCGAGCCGCAGCCGACGCTCGACCCGGACGGCGAGTACCTCCACAACGTTTGGAACTCGGCCGTCTACCCGATGGCGGAGGAGCGCGGCCTGGTCCTGCGCCTGCCGCCCGTGCAGCCGCGCTCGCGCCTCGCCGCGGTGGCGGCCGCCTACGCGCGCAGCGTCGGCGCCTTCGACGCCGTGCACGAGGCGCTGTTCCGCGCCTTCTTCGAGGAAGGCCTCGACATCGGCGACCGTTCGGTGCTGCTCGACATCGGCACGGTCTGCGGGCTCGACAGCGCGGACCTGCACCGCGCCCTCGACGACGCCGCGCTGCTGGACCGCGTGGTGGCGGAGGAGGAGCTCGCGGCGCGCCTCGGCATCGCGGGCGTGCCCGCCATGGTGATCCGCCACGGCGCGGGGCAGGCCAACCTGCTCAGCGGCGCGCAGCCCTTCGACGTGCTGGCCCACGCCGTGGAACGCGCGCGGGCGCCTGGCGCGTGA
- a CDS encoding SMP-30/gluconolactonase/LRE family protein, with protein sequence MRPILALTAAALLALPSAARAEEDGGKLVPVLESQLIFNGIATTKDGRTFLPFQRQVPGQGIEVGEWVDGQPKPYPDAAWNAFAAGGDPAHSFVGVNALRIGPDGRLWIVDKGAPGPGQDVLPGGAKVVVVDLATNQVSRIIGLDAVTGKKSFVDDIRFNGDHVYLTDAGQPGLIVVGLKTDRMWRALDGDRSVTAERTLMAEGRPVVNPQGKPVVINADQLEVSPDGKTLYYQPCSGPMYRIDTRYLDDPGTTDDERRQHVGFFADTPSTGGTAIDAAGTIYSSDTDHSRILRIAPDGQISTLVADPKLDWVDAMWIDDAGNLLMPAAQLDRTPAMDHGVDAVKLPTVVYKLAVGAVPVRR encoded by the coding sequence ATGCGTCCCATCCTCGCCCTGACCGCCGCCGCCTTGTTGGCCCTGCCCTCCGCCGCGCGGGCCGAGGAGGACGGCGGCAAGCTCGTGCCCGTGCTCGAATCCCAGCTCATCTTCAACGGGATCGCGACGACGAAGGACGGCCGCACCTTCCTGCCCTTCCAGCGGCAGGTGCCGGGCCAGGGCATCGAGGTCGGCGAATGGGTCGACGGCCAGCCGAAGCCCTATCCGGACGCGGCGTGGAACGCTTTCGCGGCCGGGGGCGACCCGGCCCACAGCTTCGTGGGCGTGAACGCGCTGCGCATCGGCCCGGACGGGCGGCTCTGGATCGTCGACAAGGGCGCGCCCGGTCCGGGGCAGGACGTGCTGCCCGGCGGCGCCAAGGTCGTCGTGGTGGACCTCGCCACGAACCAGGTCAGCCGCATCATCGGGCTCGACGCCGTGACGGGCAAGAAGAGCTTCGTCGACGACATCCGCTTCAACGGCGACCACGTCTACCTGACCGACGCCGGCCAGCCCGGCCTCATCGTGGTCGGCCTCAAGACGGACCGCATGTGGCGCGCGCTCGACGGCGACAGGTCGGTGACGGCCGAGCGGACCCTGATGGCCGAGGGCCGGCCGGTGGTGAACCCGCAGGGCAAACCCGTGGTGATCAACGCCGACCAGCTCGAAGTCTCGCCGGACGGCAAGACCCTCTACTACCAGCCCTGTTCGGGTCCGATGTACCGCATCGACACCCGTTACCTCGACGATCCCGGCACGACCGACGACGAGCGGCGCCAGCACGTGGGCTTCTTTGCCGACACACCCTCGACCGGCGGCACCGCGATCGACGCGGCGGGCACCATCTATTCCAGCGACACCGACCACTCGCGCATCCTCAGAATCGCGCCGGACGGCCAGATCTCGACCCTGGTGGCGGACCCCAAGCTCGACTGGGTCGACGCCATGTGGATCGACGATGCCGGAAACCTGCTGATGCCGGCGGCGCAGCTCGACCGCACGCCGGCGATGGACCACGGCGTGGACGCGGTGAAGCTGCCGACGGTGGTCTACAAGCTCGCCGTCGGGGCCGTGCCGGTCCGGCGGTGA
- the ftrA gene encoding transcriptional regulator FtrA, which yields MSTSIDIVPIRPPFPDHLTGPRVAVLAYDGLCTFEFGVAYEVFGLPRPEMGPGWYRYAATAVEAGPLTAAGGLTVAVHHGLEVLTEADLVVVPGWRAIDAPVPAALVGALRAAHARGARIMSLCSGIAVLAAAGLLDGRRATTHWRYVATVAARHPTIRFEADVLYVDEGDVLTAAGSAAGVDLCLHVVRGDFGPEAANGVARRLVVPPHRDGGQAQFIAAPVPRRHEAGRLGPLIDAMRARPGDDHRLDALAARAGMSLRTFQRRFAEATGLPPGEWLMAERLRLARELLERAAPAALDDVAAAAGFGTVAMRHHFRSRLGISPSAHRGAFVSPSR from the coding sequence ATGTCGACGAGCATCGACATCGTGCCAATCCGCCCGCCGTTCCCCGATCACCTCACCGGCCCGCGCGTCGCCGTGCTGGCCTATGACGGGCTCTGCACCTTCGAGTTCGGCGTAGCCTACGAGGTGTTCGGCCTGCCGCGTCCGGAGATGGGGCCGGGCTGGTACCGCTATGCCGCTACCGCCGTCGAGGCCGGGCCGCTCACGGCGGCGGGCGGGCTGACGGTCGCGGTCCACCACGGTCTGGAGGTGCTGACCGAGGCGGACCTCGTCGTGGTGCCGGGATGGCGCGCCATCGACGCGCCGGTGCCGGCCGCGCTCGTCGGCGCGCTGCGGGCCGCCCACGCGCGGGGCGCACGCATCATGTCGCTCTGTTCCGGCATCGCCGTGCTGGCCGCGGCCGGGCTGCTCGACGGGCGCCGCGCCACCACGCATTGGCGCTATGTCGCGACCGTGGCGGCGCGCCACCCTACGATCCGCTTCGAGGCGGACGTGCTCTACGTGGACGAGGGCGACGTGCTGACCGCGGCGGGCAGCGCCGCCGGCGTCGACCTCTGCCTTCACGTGGTGCGCGGCGACTTCGGCCCGGAGGCCGCCAACGGCGTGGCACGGCGCCTGGTCGTGCCGCCGCACCGCGACGGCGGACAGGCGCAGTTCATCGCGGCGCCCGTCCCCCGCCGGCACGAGGCGGGACGGCTCGGGCCGCTGATCGACGCCATGCGGGCCCGCCCCGGCGACGACCACAGGCTTGACGCGCTCGCGGCCCGCGCCGGCATGAGCCTGCGCACCTTCCAGCGCCGCTTCGCCGAGGCCACCGGGCTGCCGCCGGGCGAGTGGCTGATGGCGGAGCGGCTTCGCCTCGCCCGCGAACTGCTGGAGCGGGCCGCGCCTGCGGCGCTCGACGACGTCGCGGCCGCGGCCGGCTTCGGGACGGTGGCGATGCGGCACCACTTCCGCTCCCGCCTGGGGATCAGCCCCTCGGCCCACCGCGGCGCCTTCGTGAGCCCGAGCCGCTGA
- a CDS encoding rhodanese-like domain-containing protein → MPSPVTLVPPAPAVDVAARYGARLAFETDCADVAAAQSAGTVDFALLDVRAPAQFHERHVPGAVNLPRGKMTARRMAEWPQGTLFVVYCAGPHCNGADRAAAHLAGLGLPVKVMIGGITGWADEGLAFEREA, encoded by the coding sequence ATGCCGAGCCCCGTCACCCTGGTCCCGCCCGCCCCCGCCGTCGACGTCGCAGCCCGATACGGAGCACGCCTCGCCTTCGAGACGGACTGCGCCGACGTCGCCGCGGCGCAGTCCGCCGGCACCGTGGATTTCGCGCTCCTCGACGTGCGCGCGCCCGCCCAGTTCCACGAGCGGCACGTCCCGGGCGCGGTGAACCTTCCGCGCGGCAAGATGACGGCGCGACGCATGGCCGAGTGGCCGCAAGGCACGCTGTTCGTCGTCTACTGTGCGGGCCCGCACTGCAACGGCGCCGACAGGGCCGCGGCGCATCTCGCGGGGCTCGGCCTGCCCGTGAAGGTAATGATCGGCGGGATCACGGGCTGGGCCGACGAAGGGCTGGCGTTCGAGCGCGAGGCGTGA
- a CDS encoding regulatory protein RecX, producing the protein MSPESLMRMASFYLARYSASTARLREVLERKVRRRCELREAPVPEGAEMRALIDGVVERLTRAGLIDDAAFGRGRAAALARKGLPAWRIKAELGRQNVDLAEESVAEAVDLDEEAQARRLAQRKRLGPWRPGEREPYRDKDLRVMVRAGFPLGLAKRVVDGEAD; encoded by the coding sequence GTGTCGCCCGAGTCGCTGATGCGGATGGCGAGCTTCTACCTCGCCCGCTATTCCGCCTCGACGGCGCGGCTGCGCGAGGTGCTGGAGCGCAAGGTGCGGCGCCGCTGCGAGCTGCGCGAGGCGCCCGTGCCGGAGGGCGCCGAGATGCGGGCCTTGATCGACGGCGTCGTGGAGCGCCTGACCCGCGCCGGCCTCATCGACGACGCCGCCTTCGGGCGCGGCCGCGCCGCCGCGCTGGCCCGCAAGGGCCTGCCGGCCTGGCGCATCAAGGCCGAGCTCGGCCGTCAGAACGTCGACCTGGCGGAGGAGAGCGTCGCCGAGGCGGTCGACCTCGACGAGGAGGCGCAGGCGCGGCGGCTCGCGCAGCGCAAGCGCCTGGGCCCCTGGCGGCCGGGCGAGCGCGAGCCCTACCGCGACAAGGACCTGCGCGTCATGGTCCGGGCCGGCTTCCCGCTCGGGCTGGCCAAGCGCGTGGTGGACGGGGAGGCGGACTAG
- the rfbD gene encoding dTDP-4-dehydrorhamnose reductase: MRIAVTGQNGQVARALSEIAGRHGHEVVLLGRPALDLADPSTIAPAIRGARAEAVINAAAYTAVDKAESEPDLAMAVNGAGAGAVAAAAAELGLPVLQVSTDYVFDGSKPEPYVEEDPVGPLGAYGRSKLAGEQVVAEANPRHAVLRTAWVYAPYGANFVRTMLRIAGNKPEVSVVADQHGCPTSALDIATTLLGVAAKMVAEPENRDLNGVFHMAARGEAVWAEVAEAVFAASRAKGGPSATVKRITTAEFPTQARRPANSRLDCAKLERVYGIRLPEWRGPLERTVSRLLNDAKASG, encoded by the coding sequence ATGCGCATCGCCGTCACGGGGCAGAACGGGCAGGTGGCCCGCGCCCTCAGCGAGATCGCGGGCCGCCACGGCCACGAGGTCGTGCTGCTCGGCCGCCCCGCCCTCGACCTCGCCGACCCGTCCACGATCGCCCCCGCGATCCGGGGCGCGCGCGCCGAGGCCGTGATCAACGCCGCCGCATATACGGCGGTCGACAAGGCCGAGTCCGAGCCCGACCTCGCCATGGCGGTCAACGGCGCCGGCGCGGGCGCCGTCGCGGCCGCCGCGGCGGAGCTGGGCCTGCCGGTGCTGCAGGTGTCTACCGACTACGTCTTCGACGGTTCCAAGCCCGAGCCCTACGTCGAGGAGGACCCGGTCGGGCCGCTCGGCGCCTACGGCCGGTCCAAGCTCGCCGGCGAGCAGGTCGTGGCGGAGGCCAACCCGCGCCACGCCGTGCTGCGCACCGCCTGGGTCTACGCGCCCTACGGGGCGAACTTCGTGAGGACGATGCTGCGAATCGCCGGCAACAAGCCGGAGGTGAGCGTGGTGGCGGACCAGCACGGCTGCCCCACCTCGGCGCTCGACATCGCCACGACCCTGCTCGGCGTCGCCGCGAAGATGGTTGCCGAGCCCGAGAACCGGGATCTCAACGGCGTGTTCCACATGGCGGCGCGGGGCGAGGCGGTGTGGGCCGAGGTCGCCGAGGCGGTGTTCGCCGCCTCGCGCGCCAAGGGCGGCCCGAGCGCCACGGTGAAGCGCATCACCACGGCCGAGTTCCCGACCCAGGCGCGGCGCCCGGCCAACTCGCGGCTCGACTGCGCGAAGCTGGAGCGGGTCTACGGGATCAGGCTGCCGGAGTGGCGCGGGCCGCTGGAGCGCACGGTGTCGCGGCTGCTCAACGACGCGAAAGCCTCTGGCTGA
- the rfbB gene encoding dTDP-glucose 4,6-dehydratase produces MKRVLVTGGAGFIGSAVVRYLTGELGVEVLNVDKLTYAGNLESLRPVSNLPNYRFAKVDICDRPALDALFAEFKPDGVMHLAAESHVDRSITGAGDFVQTNIVGTFALLEAARAHWSGLDADAKSAFRFLHVSTDEVYGSLGADGLFEETTPYDPSSPYSASKAASDHLAQAWMRTYGLPVVISNCSNNYGPFHFPEKLIPLVTLNALAGKPLPVYGKGDNIRDWLYVEDHARALWTILTTGRLGEKYNVGGRNERTNLEVVETICDVLDELRPAAKPRRELITFVTDRPGHDHRYAIDATKLEDELGWRAREDFASGIRRTVAWYLDNEWWWKPLREGVYSGERLGLGADSEKKG; encoded by the coding sequence GTGAAGCGCGTCCTCGTCACCGGCGGCGCCGGCTTCATCGGCTCGGCCGTGGTCCGCTACCTCACGGGCGAGCTCGGCGTCGAGGTGCTCAACGTCGACAAGCTCACCTACGCGGGCAACCTCGAGAGCCTGCGGCCGGTGTCGAACCTGCCGAACTACCGCTTCGCCAAGGTCGACATCTGCGACCGGCCGGCGCTCGACGCGCTATTCGCCGAGTTCAAGCCCGACGGCGTGATGCACCTCGCGGCCGAGAGCCACGTCGACCGCTCGATCACCGGCGCGGGCGACTTCGTCCAGACCAACATCGTCGGCACCTTCGCGCTGCTGGAAGCCGCGCGCGCCCACTGGAGCGGCCTCGACGCGGATGCGAAGTCGGCCTTCCGCTTCCTCCACGTGTCCACCGACGAGGTCTACGGCTCGCTCGGGGCCGACGGCCTGTTCGAGGAGACGACGCCCTACGACCCGTCCTCGCCCTATTCGGCCTCCAAGGCGGCGTCCGACCACCTCGCCCAGGCCTGGATGCGGACCTACGGCCTGCCGGTCGTCATCTCCAACTGCTCCAACAACTACGGTCCCTTCCACTTCCCCGAGAAGCTGATCCCGCTCGTCACGCTCAACGCCCTCGCGGGCAAGCCGCTGCCGGTCTACGGCAAGGGAGACAACATCCGGGACTGGCTCTACGTCGAGGACCACGCCCGCGCGCTGTGGACGATCCTGACCACGGGCCGGCTCGGCGAGAAGTACAACGTCGGCGGCCGCAACGAGCGCACCAACCTCGAAGTGGTGGAGACGATCTGCGACGTGCTCGACGAGCTGCGCCCCGCAGCGAAGCCGCGGCGGGAGCTGATCACCTTCGTGACCGACCGGCCGGGCCACGACCACCGCTACGCCATCGACGCCACCAAGCTCGAGGACGAACTCGGCTGGCGCGCCCGCGAGGACTTCGCCTCCGGCATCCGCCGCACCGTGGCCTGGTACCTCGACAACGAGTGGTGGTGGAAGCCGCTGCGCGAGGGCGTGTATTCGGGCGAGCGGCTCGGCCTCGGGGCCGACAGCGAGAAGAAGGGCTGA